One part of the Salmo salar chromosome ssa10, Ssal_v3.1, whole genome shotgun sequence genome encodes these proteins:
- the LOC106613699 gene encoding 40S ribosomal protein S27-like produces the protein MSLAKDLMHPTLVAERQRHKKKRLVQSPNSYFMDVKCPGCYRITTVFSHAQRVVPCGGCSFILCQPRGGKCRLTEGCSFRRKQH, from the exons ATGTCG CTCGCTAAGGACCTAATGCACCCTACTTTGGTGGCTGAGAGGCAAAGACACAAGAAGAAGAGGTTGGTTCAGAGTCCCAACTCCTACTTCATGGATGTAAAATGCCCAG GCTGCTACAGGATCACCACAGTGTTCAGTCATGCCCAGAGAGTGGTGCCCTGTGGCGGCTGCTCCTTCATCCTGTGCCAGCCCAGAGGGGGGAAATGTCGCCTCACTGAGG GCTGCTCGTTCAGAAGAAAGCAACACTGA
- the LOC106613698 gene encoding ras-related protein Rab-8A has product MAKTYDYLFKLLLIGDSGVGKTCVLFRFSEDAFNSTFISTIGIDFKIRTIELDGKKIKLQIWDTAGQERFRTITTAYYRGAMGIMLVFDITNEKSFENIKNWIRNIEEHASADVEKMVLGNKCDVNDKRQVSKDRGEKLALEYGIKFMETSAKANINVENAFMTLARDIKAKMDKKLEGNSPQGSSQGVKITEQPKKSSFFRCTLL; this is encoded by the exons ATGGCGAAGACTTACGATTACTTGTTCAAATTACTGTTAATCGGCGATTCTGGCGTCGGAAAGACTTGTGTGTTGTTCAGATTTTCAGAAGATGCGTTTAACTCAACGTTTATCTCGACAATAG GTATTGATTTCAAAATTAGAACAATAGAACTAGACGGGAAGAAGATCAAGCTACAGATATG GGACACAGCTGGCCAGGAGCGGTTTCGAACAATCACAACGGCATATTACAGAGGAGCCATG GGCATCATGTTAGTCTTCGACATCACCAACGAGAAGTCATTTGAAAACATCAAGAACTGGATAAGGAATATAGAGGAG CATGCCTCTGCAGATGTGGAGAAGATGGTGCTGGGCAACAAGTGTGACGTCAATGACAAGCGACAGGTGTCCAAAGACAGAGGGGAGAAG TTAGCGTTGGAGTACGGTATTAAGTTTATGGAGACCAGTGCAAAGGCCAACATCAACGTGGAGAAT GCATTTATGACGCTCGCCAGAGACATCAAGGCGAAAATGGACAAGAAactg GAGGGAAACAGTCCTCAGGGCAGCAGTCAGGGGGTGAAGATCACAGAGCAGCCCAAGAAGAGCAGTTTCTTCCGCTGCACCCTCCTGTGA
- the hsh2d gene encoding hematopoietic SH2 domain-containing protein homolog: MDGTQTQGRHDALSWFTEFQLDCVIRNGIVPEWFHGIISRKVAEEMLLSNPTGYFLIRVSESRIGYTLSYRVTDRCRHFMIDVLKDNHYIIVGEDMRHSSLQDLVNFHRRVPIMPFNELLTVACGQVSMNKTDYAELLFPKRPAMKPNHGVLPNNPAHMNSSTHLKVAEDIPPALPHRPSTLSDPAGPPRNTSKPPVSPNTPSPLRLYPCLETELNALSFQTPSMVDHTAKPVPLPRKMHVVTTAQPDQPPELPARGPAIPQRKDKVQSSTTSKGPIESRTVGTGRPQTQPNTHHQDPHSNQQKNQDVKSVVSNLAYFKRKFHKKRSASQEHMYAEISVEDEQGQDQGKLTALEARDGDVDTAVDNEYQMLPGEIDNGLPPITAVTTVRPTDSGLPPEYLTPPPFAPGY, from the exons ATGGATGGAACACAGACTCAGGGAAGACATGACGCCCTTTCCTGGTTCACTGAGTTCCAACTGGACTGTGTCATCAGGAATGGGATAGTTCCAGAATGGTTCCATGGCATTATTTCCAGGAA GGTTGCTGAGGAAATGCTCCTGTCCAATCCCACAGGCTACTTCCTGATCCGTGTCAGTGAAAGCAGGATAGGATACACACTCTCCTATCG TGTCACTGATCGGTGCAGGCACTTCATGATCGATGTGCTGAAGGACAATCACTACATTATTGTAGGAGAGGACATGCGTCACAGCTCACTGCAAGACCTGGTGAACTTTCACCGCAGGGTGCCTATCATGCCTTTCAATGAGCTGCTGACTGTAGCTTGTGGACAG GTATCAATGAACAAGACTGATTATGCAGAACTATTATTCCCCAAAAGACCAGCCATGAAACCTAATCATGGTGTGTTGCCAAATAACCCCGCACACATGAACAGTAGTACTCATCTGAAAGTAGCTGAGGACATTCCACCTGCCCTCCCACATCGTCCCAGCACATTGAGTGACCCTGCCGGCCCACCTCGAAACACTAGCAAACCACCTGTATCTCCAAACACCCCTTCTCCTCTAAGACTCTACCCCTGCCTGGAGACTGAGTTAAACGCACTGAGCTTCCAAACCCCAAGCATG GTAGATCATACTGCTAAACCAGTGCCATTGCCCAGGAAGATGCATGTAGTCACCACGGCCCAGCCGGACCAGCCTCCTGAATTACCTGCCAGAGGCCCTGCTATACCACAGAGAAAGGACAAGGTCCAGAGCAGCACAACATCTAAAGGTCCCATAGAATCCAGGACTGTGGGTACAGGCAGACCACAGACCCAACCAAACACACATCACCAGGACCCACACTCCAACCAACAGAAGAATCAAGATGTAAAGTCAGTGGTCAGCAACCTGGCCTACTTCAAGAGGAAGTTCCATAAGAAGAGAAGTGCCTCTCAGGAGCACATGTATGCAGAGATTAGTGTGGAGGATGAGCAGGGGCAAGACCAGGGGAAACTCACAGCCCTGGAGGCTAGAGATGGGGATGTTGATACAGCTGTTGATAACGAGTACCAGATGCTTCCAGGAGAGATTGACAATGGCCTTCCACCCATCACTGCTGTCACCACTGTTAGACCCACGGACAGTGGGTTACCGCCAGAGTATCTGACCCCTCCTCCTTTTGCCCCTGGATACTAA
- the LOC106613700 gene encoding tax1-binding protein 3 — MKGAKNDFRPLSYLQPGRNTKVSETMSFIPGQPVTAVVQRIEIRKLRQGEHLILGFSIGGGIDQDPGQNPFSEDKSDKGIYVTRVTPEGPAEVAGLMMGDKVMQVNGWDMTMVTHDQARKRLTKKNEDVVRLLVTRKSLEQAVKHSMM; from the exons ATGAAAGGAGCAAAAAACGACTTTAGACCGTTGAGTTATTTGCAACCGGGGAGAAACACAAAAGTGTCTGAAACAATGTCTTTCATCCCAGGACAACCAGTTACTGCTGTTGTG CAACGGATAGAAATCCGCAAACTCCGCCAGGGTGAACATTTGATCCTGGGTTTCAGCATTGGAGGAGGAATAGACCAAGACCCTGGTCAGAACCCATTCTCTGAAGACAAGTCAGACAAG GGCATCTATGTCACACGGGTGACACCAGAGGGACCAGCAGAAGTTGCAGGCTTGATGATGGGAGACAAAGTAATGCAG GTAAATGGATGGGATATGACCATGGTGACTCACGATCAGGCACGCAAACGGCTGACGAAGAAGAACGAAGATGTCGTGCGGCTACTGGTGACCAGGAAATCGCTGGAGCAGGCTGTCAAACATTCTATGATGTAA